The region GCCTGAGAAGGGCGCAGGCCAACCTGTCCGAAACCCTGCCGCTGTTCGCCGCCGCCGTGCTGATCGCACACGTGACGGCCGTGCACAACAGCCTGACCCTGTACGGCGCGGCCCTGTACCTGGCGGCGCGCGTGCTGTACGTGCCGCTGTATGCGTTCGGCATTCCTGTCGTGCGCACCCTGGTGTGGGGCGTTTCCTTCGTCGGCCTGCTGATGATCTTGTGGGCAATTCTGTTTCCCTCCTGAACCACTTCCTGAAATCCTACAGGGGCTGTGGCAGGCGTCCTATGGCGCACACACCGGCCCAACCGTAGAGTGAATACCAGCTGGCGCACGGGCGCCGGCATTCACCATACGGACACAAGATGGCCACCATCGCCACTGCATTACCCGAGACCGCCGGCAAGACGCCGGGCAAAAAGATCCAGCGCCTGCTGCGCTCCGTGTTCGGCGTCGCGCGCCTGCGCCCAGGCCAGCAGGACGTGATCGACAGCGTGCTGGCCGGCCGCGACACCCTGGCCATCATGCCCACCGGCAGCGGCAAGTCGCTGTGCTATCAGATTCCCGCCTCCTTGCTGCCGGGCCCGACCCTGGTGGTGTCGCCATTGATCTCGCTGATGAAAGACCAGCAGGAAAAGCTGGCCGGCCTGGGCATTACCGCCGTGCAACTCAACAGCAGCCTGTCGCGCGCCGAAGAACAGGACGCCATCGCCACCATCGCGGCCGGCGGCAAGGTGATTATTTTTTGCACGCCGGAACGGCTGGCCACCGCCGAGTTCCTGGCGCTGCTGGCCGCCACGCCACCGTCGCTGGTGGTGATCGACGAAGCCCATTGCATTTCGCAGTGGGGCCATGATTTCAGGCCCGCCTACCTGGAAATCGCCGCCGCCCTGCGCGCGCTGGGCCGCCCGCCGGTGCTGGCGCTGACGGCCACCGCCACCGACGACGTCGTCGACGATATTGGCGCCCAGCTCGATACGCGCAAGCTGCATATCGTCAATACCGGTATCTACCGTGACAACCTGCGCTACAGCGTGATCCAGGTCACCAATGCCGGCGAAAAACAGGATCAGGTGTTGCGCCTGCTGCGTGAGACGGCCGGTGTCGGCATCGTCTATGCGGCCACCGTCAAGGCTGTCGAAGCGCTGGCGGAGAAACTGCAGGAGCTCGGTGAAAGCGTGACCTGCTACCACGGCAAGCTGTCGGCGCGCGAACGCAAGGAACACCAGGACCTGTTCATGCGCGGCGAGCGCCGCATCATGGTGG is a window of Janthinobacterium sp. J1-1 DNA encoding:
- a CDS encoding MAPEG family protein, which translates into the protein MTPELTILGWTLVLALVQIFLPSSARTRETGAAYNMSARDEPGPPVGKVTARLRRAQANLSETLPLFAAAVLIAHVTAVHNSLTLYGAALYLAARVLYVPLYAFGIPVVRTLVWGVSFVGLLMILWAILFPS
- a CDS encoding ATP-dependent DNA helicase RecQ, translated to MATIATALPETAGKTPGKKIQRLLRSVFGVARLRPGQQDVIDSVLAGRDTLAIMPTGSGKSLCYQIPASLLPGPTLVVSPLISLMKDQQEKLAGLGITAVQLNSSLSRAEEQDAIATIAAGGKVIIFCTPERLATAEFLALLAATPPSLVVIDEAHCISQWGHDFRPAYLEIAAALRALGRPPVLALTATATDDVVDDIGAQLDTRKLHIVNTGIYRDNLRYSVIQVTNAGEKQDQVLRLLRETAGVGIVYAATVKAVEALAEKLQELGESVTCYHGKLSARERKEHQDLFMRGERRIMVATNAFGMGIDKPDTRFVIHLQVPANLEAYYQESGRAGRDGLPADCTLLYFQEDKRVQQFFLAKHYPTATELAAIVLEAQELPATFTFDALAGRLPDFSDGHLKVCLKLLKDGKLLRQDRKLGYCLKAVTARTPSYAQLEQIYIEKQERDKQALEQMVAYAQSGFCRWKLLLDYFGDAGDFERCCSCDNCLSPPAVSAPITFDEHLQISTLAPALPEVPEVQKAPATPPIAVGSRVRVPRFHIGTVLSVAGDQVTIEFPENTTKTFMAEFVAPA